The following proteins are encoded in a genomic region of Columba livia isolate bColLiv1 breed racing homer chromosome 17, bColLiv1.pat.W.v2, whole genome shotgun sequence:
- the LOC102084694 gene encoding lysophosphatidic acid receptor 2 codes for MEEHGRTAAMKHCFYNETVGFFYNNSRKELTTYWRMTDVLVVALGLTVSVIVLLTNLLVITAIIINRRFHYPIYYLLGNLAAADLFTGIAYMFLMFHTGPWTAELSLKTWFIRQSLLDTSLTASVVNLLAIAVERHQTVFTMQLHSKMSNQRVMILIFCIWVTALLLGLIPSYGWHCLCALDKCSSMAPLYSRSYLTFWAISNLVIFLIMVVMYVHIFIYVKRKMTRMSKHTSFHSDYKETMISLVKTVTIILSAFVICWTPGQVVLLLDGLDCKSCNVLAVEKYVLLLAEINSLINAIVYSYRDNEMRSTFQRILCFMCYRNSKYTPAVVKLNTMDHRTPSQNGHFTVDSSI; via the coding sequence ATGGAGGAACATGGGAGGACAGCAGCGATGAAGCACTGTTTCTACAATGAGACCGTGGGCTTCTTCTACAACAATAGCCGCAAAGAGCTGACCACGTACTGGAGGATGACAGACGTGCTGGTGGTGGCCCTGGGCCTGACGGTGAGCGTCATCGTGCTCCTCACCAACCTGCTGGTCATCACTGCCATTATCATCAACCGGCGCTTCCACTACCCCATCTACTACCTGCTGGGGAACCTGGCTGCCGCCGATCTCTTTACCGGCATCGCTTACATGTTCCTCATGTTCCACACGGGGCCCTGGACTGCTGAGCTCTCCCTCAAGACCTGGTTCATCCGGCAGAGCTTGCTGGACACCAGCCTGACAGCATCCGTGGTGAACCTGCTGGCCATCGCTGTTGAGAGGCATCAGACTGTTTTCACCATGCAGTTACACAGCAAAATGTCCAACCAGCGCGTGATGATCCTCATCTTCTGCATCTGGgtcacagctctgctcctggggcTCATCCCCTCCTATGGCTGGCACTGTCTCTGCGCCCTGGACAAGTGCTCCAGCATGGCCCCGCTCTACAGCAGGAGCTACCTGACCTTCTGGGCCATCTCCAACCTCGTCATCTTCCTCATCATGGTGGTCATGTATGTGCACATCTTCATCTACGTCAAGAGGAAGATGACGCGCATGTCCAAGCACACCAGCTTCCACTCTGACTACAAGGAGACCATGATCAGCCTTGTCAAGACGGTCACGATCATCCTAAGTGCTTTTGTCATCTGCTGGACCCCAGGACAAGTCGTGCTTCTCCTGGATGGCCTGGACTGCAAGAGCTGCAACGTTCTAGCAGTGGAGAAATATGTCCTGTTGCTGGCAGAGATCAACTCCCTGATAAACGCCATCGTCTACTCTTACAGGGACAACGAGATGCGCAGCACCTTCCAGAGGATCCTCTGCTTCATGTGTTACAGGAATTCCAAATACACCCCCGCAGTGGTGAAGTTGAACACCATGGACCACAGGACACCTTCTCAGAATGGGCACTTCACTGTGGATTCCTCCATTTAG